The window TAATCTATCAAATTAAGTTTTTGAGCAAGCCCTAGTCTTAAACGTCCTAAATTCGACCAACTATCTTTGTATTGTCCTGCTATTAAAAATATAGTATCACCAAACATAATATCTGGTATAATTTTTCTTAAATTATCAACAAAATCTTTAGGTAAAAACTTAGATACCGGAGACTCTAACTCTCCATCCTGATTAATTCTGATCCATAAAAGCCCTTGAGAGCCACTTTTTTTAACCTGTTCAGTAAGTTGATCAAGCTCTGATCTTGTAAAATGATAATTAGAAACTTTAACTGCTCCGACCCTACCCTTTTGATCAATTACATTTTTTAAAAAATATAATTCAGTATTTTCAAATAGTTCAGTAAGATCATAAATAGGCATATCAAATCTTAGATCAGGTTTATCAGAACCATATAATTTAAAAGCCTCGTCATAAGTAATTCTGTTAAGAGGTAAATTAATATCTATATTTAATATTTCTTTAAATATGTATTTCAAAAGTCTTTCTATAAGGTTTTGAATATCGATCTCATTTACAAATGACATCTCTAAATCAAGTTGAGTAAACTCTGGCTGTCTATCTGCTCTTAAATCTTCGTCACGAAAACAACGAGCTATTTGAAAGTACTTCTCTACCCCTGAAGCCATTAAAATTTGCTTATAAAGTTGTGGCGACTGAGGTAAAGCATAGAAATATCCCTTATGAACTCTTGAAGGTACTAAAAATTCTCGAGCTCCTTCAGCTGTATTTTTAGTTAAAATTGGAGTTTCAACTTCATAAAACCCTTCAGAATCTAAAAATTGACGAAACGCAAATATAATTTTATGTCTGATTTCTAACTTCTTCAACATAGAAGGTCTACGCAAATCAAGATAACGATACTTTAATCTTAATTCTTCATCCACATCATCAGCTTCTTCTAAAGAAAATGGCAAAAGCTTTGACTTATTAAGTATAACTATAGAATCAACTTGAAGCTCAAATTTACCAGTACTAAGCTCTTTATTAACAGTAGCTGGCTCACGCATTACAACTTTACCTGTAACAGATATTACATATTCTGCTCTTAAAGTATGAGCAATATTATGTGAATTCTGAGATTGAACAGGATTAAAAACTATTTGCATAATACCTGATCTATCTCTTAAATCTATAAATATAAGATTTCCATGATCTCGACGTTTATTAACCCAACCAGATAAAGTAATTACTTTATTCAAAAATTTCTCATCAACTAGACCACAGCCAGTTGTACGCTCAAAGCAATTCATAATTTCCTCTATAAAATTTATAATATTTTATATCTATTCATTATTATTATTTTAACATTAACATTAATTTAGTCACGATGAAATTAAAACAAAGACAAAATATGTTTACAAATATTAATATTTATCTCAAAATAAATTATCTTGCTTTAATAAAAAATATTGATTTTTTGACTAAAAAATAGTTAAAATATTAATAATATACAATATTAAGGAGAAAATAAAATGGAAATAAAAGTTTTTAATATTCTATTACTTGCTATAGCTTCTTTAAGCATGAGCAATTTATACTCAACAAATTATTTTAAAAACGCTTTTAAGCCAGAATATAGATGCCCAGTTCAAGAAGCTAAAGAAAATACAGAAAATAAAAATTTAAAAGGAAAAGAAAATAATATAACAAAACCAGAAACTACAGAAGCTACTGAAACTGCAGAAGCAAAGAAATAAGCTTAGTTTATTCATTAAACAGTTTGTCTAGGATTTGTAGACAAACTGTTTAATATTTTTCAATCAACTTACTATTTATCTTTATATTTTTGCAACATTATATTAACTGCATCATCAACTATATTTTGAGTTAAAACTTGATCTTCTTTAGACATAGTCTGCACTTTAATAAAGTTAATTATATTCTCTAAATCTCTATTTGAAAGTCCTTGAGCTAGCTGAGCTATACTGTTTATTTTAGTATCAGTCAAAATAGAATTTACTGAATCAATAAACTCATTACTATTATAGGCAGCACTTAAAAGCATTTTATTTCTATATAAAGCCAAAACCTTAGCTCTTTCTATCTCTCCAGGCAA of the Candidatus Babela massiliensis genome contains:
- the aspS gene encoding aspartate--tRNA ligase — encoded protein: MNCFERTTGCGLVDEKFLNKVITLSGWVNKRRDHGNLIFIDLRDRSGIMQIVFNPVQSQNSHNIAHTLRAEYVISVTGKVVMREPATVNKELSTGKFELQVDSIVILNKSKLLPFSLEEADDVDEELRLKYRYLDLRRPSMLKKLEIRHKIIFAFRQFLDSEGFYEVETPILTKNTAEGAREFLVPSRVHKGYFYALPQSPQLYKQILMASGVEKYFQIARCFRDEDLRADRQPEFTQLDLEMSFVNEIDIQNLIERLLKYIFKEILNIDINLPLNRITYDEAFKLYGSDKPDLRFDMPIYDLTELFENTELYFLKNVIDQKGRVGAVKVSNYHFTRSELDQLTEQVKKSGSQGLLWIRINQDGELESPVSKFLPKDFVDNLRKIIPDIMFGDTIFLIAGQYKDSWSNLGRLRLGLAQKLNLIDYNQINLLWVTDFPLLEYDEKEKRWFSVMHPFTSPQPGWENKRPEDIKSRGYDIVFNGVELGGGNIRIHNSEVQEKIFEFLGFDKSEMNKQFGFLLQAQELGFPPHGGIALGVDRLVMLLLKCQSIRDVIAFPKTQSGHDPMMDAPTEVSQNKLLDYGLKIVKENK